The Cylindrospermopsis curvispora GIHE-G1 genome contains a region encoding:
- a CDS encoding nucleotidyltransferase family protein, producing MNREYLINFLKQNLTTIKSYGVTSLALFGSYARDEAKTTSDIDLLVEFQGKVTFDEYMDLKFFLEDNLSLSVDLVTKKMLKPQIIDAVEKDAIYVA from the coding sequence ATGAACAGAGAATATTTAATTAACTTTCTCAAACAGAACTTAACCACCATAAAAAGTTATGGTGTAACTTCCTTAGCTTTATTTGGTTCTTATGCAAGAGATGAAGCAAAAACTACTAGCGACATTGATTTATTAGTAGAATTTCAAGGTAAAGTTACCTTTGATGAATATATGGACTTAAAATTTTTCTTAGAAGATAACTTATCTTTATCCGTTGATTTAGTCACGAAAAAAATGTTGAAACCTCAAATTATTGATGCTGTAGAAAAGGATGCTATTTATGTCGCGTAG
- a CDS encoding HepT-like ribonuclease domain-containing protein: MSRSLKLYCDDILISCDKILRYTQGLDERSFFADELRFDAVIRNLQVIGESVKQIPPEIRNKYPDIEWRKIAGLRDILVHAYFSLEDEIIWDIIHTKISPVKSAILIIIAQEF; the protein is encoded by the coding sequence ATGTCGCGTAGCTTAAAACTTTATTGTGATGATATTTTAATTAGTTGTGATAAAATTCTCCGTTATACTCAAGGATTAGATGAACGGAGTTTTTTTGCTGATGAATTAAGATTTGATGCGGTAATTAGAAATTTACAGGTTATTGGAGAATCAGTTAAACAAATTCCCCCAGAAATAAGAAATAAATATCCAGATATTGAATGGCGCAAAATTGCCGGATTACGAGATATTTTAGTTCATGCGTACTTCTCTTTAGAAGATGAGATTATTTGGGATATCATTCACACTAAAATTAGTCCTGTAAAATCAGCGATTTTAATTATTATTGCTCAAGAATTTTAA
- a CDS encoding DEAD/DEAH box helicase — protein MKIPVKLQELIQQPEAAILSISTLMGQKLALVDCTNIAELTPEQLDLIFTHIPQEWDDKDITEIFNSDTCTQTFTNQLLAYIDQRLGRTPQPSTITNYELRITNYLDIFNFRNQIIGDYRRYIESFLKIRDPRVQQFVNQELEKGQLWTNPLVQLNPKYRPGATVNELVKNGILHPDCTQYFSKNGHPFNFHYHQKQAFETAKKQEPYVLTTGTGSGKSMTYVVPIFDDLLRHPEIQGVRAILVYPMNALINSQEEELNKFLNNVPNSHIRVAKYTGQENLSTKIEIQNNPPHILLTNYVMLELMLSRTQEEKLVASPELKFLVLDELHTYRGRQGADVAILIRKLRQRCGKIAAWGNNYQLLCIGTSATMSTEGTRAQRRQVVADVASKLFGVKIKPDNVIDETLERSIKSPQPTITELGESIDQGLPPEPEQTLENFQNHPLSHWIEMTFGLEDKQGHLVRRTPISLENAAEKLADETQLSHHTCLDFLKQMFLWGSKVKGLAFRLHQFISQGGSVYSTIETPEKRFLTLEGQYTTTEERLLYPLVFCRECGHDYYVIHYNEDKQVVLPQLPTSLDMNPEYADTKAGYLTLDEPGLWDPYKDEERLPDSWFTETKKNGRVPGKDYAKFIPQKLQILPNGKVTTSLLQGTTCWFVPRPFRVCLNCGVVHDGNKNEFTKLSRLSSEGRSTATTLLCLSTVSRLKQVFTGEKAQAAKILSFTDNRQDASLQAGHFNDFVQTSFLRAALLGALQSKGKLTHSELVGEVIKQMGISQKDYAKEKAEFGKGKTRNEKAFQDLIEYRLYEDLRRGWRIVQPNLEQCGLLVIEYDGLEEICTNKDIWNKHRHPVLLQATPQERLTAALALLNHLRRELAIDARLLQSDNKDSLLRDVFQTIKEPWVFDENEKWHFAKFATIDGNYKAKSQHKAPVKLTTKSKIGRFLRSPKAWSLRSELLTETEYNTLISTFITALADAGFLITKNGIQLQISSLVWKFTILTEIPPDPLSSKRLQGQEDVKIPVNRFFQEFYQTSAQKIQAMEGREHTGQVKTQARQEREERFRKGELASLFCSPTMELGIDISDLSVVHLRNVPPSPANYAQRSGRAGRSGQEALVITYAAIGSGHDQYFFQRQQQMVAGAVAPPKLELANQDLVESHVYSIWLAHTGVYLDDSMNKILDLDVAGYPLKDSVREQLTLSRAKLAECLKATQSILADPFCQSDLQKASWYSVHGLEFTLENALNTFDRKCDRWRKLYDSAVKQKDQANIIISRYAAGHVTEEELKNAKAQRVEAERQIDLLVGHNQGKSNSEFEFYPYRYFAAEGFLPGFNFPRLPVRAFVPTNDGGEFISRPRVVALREFAPSNIIYYEGSKFMVSKTKVPVGGIESQYQRVSCCFNCGYFHLDTALNNCENCGVEIKPDSSQNLAKLNRVLSMETVFSHRRERITCDEEERLKYGYNTTTHFRYALQKQESATVLAADNTPLFKLTYGATATIWRINRGLKRNTEERGFKLDVKTGMWGDTKTNLPPERLHREVNLMVEDTCNILVIEPLNVPQDNKEGFIGTLQYTLETAIQAVYKLEPDELDSERLGEGKYLLFWEASEGGAGVLSQLLQQANAFEKIANAALDICHFLEPKDTCVQACYECLLSYRNQFDHALINRHLIKSLLDELQASTVEISDIDRSAKYQKLLSQTDPNSDFERVVLQEIYQRGYKLPDAAQEFIPEANCKPDFVYKEDAIALFCDGSVHDSPEQKKQDKIERDNLRYNASYQVLTLRYNENWGEELEVLGSL, from the coding sequence ATGAAAATACCAGTCAAACTACAAGAACTCATCCAACAACCAGAAGCAGCAATATTATCAATTAGTACCCTCATGGGACAAAAATTAGCATTAGTTGACTGTACAAATATTGCTGAACTCACCCCAGAACAACTTGATTTAATTTTCACCCATATTCCCCAAGAGTGGGATGATAAAGACATCACAGAAATCTTTAACTCTGACACCTGTACACAAACCTTTACTAATCAATTATTAGCATATATAGATCAACGTTTAGGACGCACACCCCAACCTTCCACAATTACGAATTATGAATTACGAATTACGAATTATCTCGATATATTCAATTTCCGTAATCAAATTATAGGCGATTATCGTCGATATATAGAAAGTTTCTTAAAAATTCGTGATCCTAGAGTACAACAATTTGTCAATCAAGAACTAGAAAAAGGACAACTCTGGACAAATCCCTTAGTACAATTAAATCCTAAATATCGTCCTGGTGCAACAGTTAATGAATTAGTTAAAAACGGTATTCTCCATCCTGACTGTACACAATACTTCTCTAAAAATGGTCATCCTTTTAATTTCCATTATCACCAAAAACAAGCTTTTGAAACTGCTAAAAAACAAGAACCTTATGTATTAACAACAGGTACAGGTTCAGGCAAAAGCATGACTTATGTTGTCCCCATTTTTGATGACTTACTGCGTCATCCAGAAATTCAAGGAGTTAGGGCAATTTTAGTATATCCCATGAACGCCCTGATTAACTCCCAGGAAGAAGAATTAAATAAATTTCTTAACAACGTTCCTAATAGTCATATTCGGGTTGCTAAATATACTGGACAAGAAAATTTAAGCACAAAAATAGAAATTCAAAATAACCCACCTCACATACTATTAACTAACTACGTGATGCTGGAATTAATGCTTTCCCGCACCCAGGAAGAAAAACTCGTTGCTTCTCCAGAATTAAAATTTCTCGTATTAGATGAACTGCATACCTATAGAGGTAGACAAGGTGCAGATGTGGCAATATTAATTAGAAAATTACGTCAACGCTGTGGAAAAATTGCAGCATGGGGAAATAATTACCAATTATTATGTATTGGAACAAGCGCTACCATGTCCACAGAAGGAACACGCGCACAACGTCGTCAAGTAGTTGCAGATGTGGCAAGTAAATTATTTGGTGTTAAAATTAAACCTGATAACGTCATTGACGAAACTTTAGAACGTTCCATTAAAAGTCCTCAACCTACCATTACAGAACTGGGAGAAAGTATAGATCAAGGTTTACCACCAGAACCAGAACAAACATTAGAAAACTTCCAAAACCATCCTCTAAGTCATTGGATAGAAATGACCTTTGGTTTAGAAGATAAACAAGGTCATCTTGTCAGGAGAACACCTATAAGTTTAGAAAATGCTGCAGAAAAATTAGCTGATGAAACTCAACTTTCTCACCACACTTGTTTAGACTTCCTTAAACAGATGTTTTTATGGGGAAGTAAAGTTAAAGGTTTAGCATTTCGACTTCATCAATTTATCTCCCAAGGTGGTAGCGTTTACTCTACTATTGAAACTCCCGAAAAACGCTTCCTCACCCTGGAAGGACAATATACCACCACAGAAGAACGTTTACTTTATCCCCTCGTCTTTTGTCGGGAATGCGGACATGATTATTATGTTATTCATTACAATGAGGATAAACAAGTAGTCCTTCCCCAACTCCCCACATCATTGGATATGAATCCTGAATATGCTGATACAAAAGCTGGTTATCTTACCTTAGATGAACCAGGACTTTGGGATCCTTATAAAGACGAAGAAAGACTTCCTGACTCCTGGTTTACCGAAACCAAAAAGAACGGACGAGTTCCTGGAAAAGATTATGCTAAATTCATTCCCCAAAAATTACAAATTCTCCCCAACGGAAAAGTTACAACTTCCCTATTACAAGGAACAACTTGTTGGTTTGTTCCTAGACCATTTCGCGTGTGTTTAAATTGTGGTGTAGTTCATGATGGAAATAAAAACGAATTTACTAAACTTTCGCGCTTGAGTAGTGAAGGTAGAAGTACCGCTACCACCCTCCTCTGTTTATCCACTGTAAGCCGTCTCAAACAAGTTTTCACAGGTGAAAAAGCACAAGCTGCCAAAATTCTCAGTTTTACCGATAATCGCCAGGATGCCTCATTACAAGCCGGGCATTTTAATGATTTTGTGCAAACCAGTTTTTTACGTGCTGCTTTGTTAGGTGCATTGCAAAGTAAAGGAAAACTTACTCATAGTGAATTAGTGGGTGAAGTTATTAAACAAATGGGAATATCTCAAAAAGATTATGCTAAAGAAAAGGCAGAATTTGGGAAAGGTAAAACACGCAATGAAAAGGCTTTTCAAGACTTAATTGAATATCGTCTTTATGAAGACTTACGCAGAGGATGGCGTATTGTTCAACCTAATTTAGAACAGTGTGGACTTTTGGTAATTGAATATGATGGATTAGAGGAAATTTGTACAAATAAAGATATTTGGAATAAACACCGTCATCCAGTTTTATTACAAGCAACTCCTCAAGAGAGATTGACTGCTGCTTTAGCTTTATTAAATCATCTCCGTCGAGAATTAGCAATAGACGCTAGATTACTTCAATCTGATAATAAGGATTCTTTACTTAGAGATGTTTTTCAAACAATTAAAGAACCTTGGGTATTTGATGAAAATGAGAAATGGCATTTTGCCAAATTTGCCACTATTGATGGTAATTATAAAGCAAAATCTCAACACAAAGCTCCGGTAAAATTAACAACTAAAAGTAAAATTGGAAGGTTTTTACGTTCTCCTAAAGCTTGGTCACTACGCAGTGAATTGTTAACAGAAACAGAGTACAATACTTTAATTAGTACCTTCATTACTGCATTAGCTGATGCTGGTTTTTTAATTACTAAAAATGGTATTCAATTACAAATTAGTTCCTTGGTATGGAAATTTACAATATTAACTGAAATTCCCCCTGATCCTCTCTCATCTAAGCGCTTACAGGGTCAAGAAGATGTAAAAATACCTGTTAACAGATTCTTTCAAGAGTTTTATCAAACTAGCGCCCAAAAAATTCAAGCAATGGAAGGGCGAGAACACACAGGACAAGTTAAAACTCAGGCTCGTCAAGAACGGGAAGAAAGATTTAGAAAAGGAGAATTAGCGAGTTTATTCTGTTCTCCCACAATGGAATTAGGTATAGATATTTCTGACTTAAGCGTGGTTCACTTACGTAATGTTCCCCCCAGTCCTGCAAATTATGCCCAACGTAGCGGACGTGCGGGGAGGAGTGGTCAGGAGGCTTTAGTAATAACTTATGCTGCAATTGGTAGTGGACATGATCAATATTTTTTCCAACGTCAACAGCAAATGGTAGCTGGTGCTGTTGCTCCCCCTAAATTAGAATTAGCAAATCAAGATTTAGTTGAATCTCATGTGTATTCAATTTGGTTAGCACATACAGGAGTTTATTTAGACGACTCAATGAACAAAATTCTTGATTTAGATGTTGCTGGTTATCCCCTAAAAGATAGTGTACGTGAACAATTAACACTTAGTCGTGCAAAATTAGCTGAATGTCTAAAAGCTACTCAGTCAATACTTGCAGATCCTTTCTGTCAAAGTGATCTACAAAAAGCCTCTTGGTATTCTGTACATGGGCTAGAATTTACCCTAGAAAATGCATTGAATACCTTTGATAGAAAATGCGATCGCTGGCGTAAACTTTATGATAGTGCAGTCAAACAAAAAGATCAGGCTAACATCATAATCAGTCGTTATGCTGCTGGTCATGTTACAGAGGAAGAACTAAAAAACGCTAAAGCTCAAAGAGTAGAAGCAGAACGGCAAATAGATTTACTGGTAGGACACAACCAAGGTAAAAGTAATAGCGAATTTGAATTTTATCCCTATCGCTACTTTGCTGCTGAAGGATTTTTACCAGGATTTAACTTTCCCCGCTTACCTGTACGAGCATTCGTACCCACCAATGATGGGGGGGAATTTATCTCTCGTCCTCGTGTTGTGGCCTTACGGGAATTTGCACCCAGTAATATTATTTACTATGAAGGTAGTAAATTTATGGTGTCAAAAACCAAAGTACCTGTGGGGGGAATTGAAAGTCAATATCAACGAGTAAGCTGTTGTTTTAACTGTGGTTATTTCCATCTAGATACAGCACTGAATAACTGTGAAAATTGCGGTGTAGAAATTAAACCTGATAGTTCTCAAAACCTAGCTAAATTAAATCGTGTGTTGTCAATGGAGACAGTATTTAGTCACAGAAGAGAACGTATTACCTGCGATGAAGAAGAAAGATTGAAATATGGTTATAATACTACCACCCATTTCCGTTATGCGCTTCAAAAACAAGAATCAGCTACAGTTTTAGCAGCAGATAATACACCACTATTCAAATTAACCTATGGAGCTACAGCAACTATTTGGCGTATTAACAGAGGACTGAAGAGAAACACCGAGGAACGGGGATTTAAATTAGATGTGAAAACAGGTATGTGGGGAGACACAAAAACAAATTTACCTCCAGAAAGGTTACATAGGGAAGTAAATTTAATGGTAGAAGACACTTGCAATATTCTTGTCATCGAACCCTTGAATGTTCCCCAAGATAACAAAGAAGGTTTTATTGGCACACTCCAATATACCCTAGAAACAGCAATTCAAGCAGTTTATAAATTAGAACCAGATGAACTGGACTCAGAAAGATTAGGTGAAGGAAAATATTTACTATTTTGGGAAGCATCAGAAGGTGGTGCAGGAGTTTTATCTCAGCTACTACAGCAAGCAAATGCTTTTGAGAAAATCGCCAATGCTGCTTTAGATATCTGTCATTTCTTAGAACCCAAGGATACCTGTGTGCAAGCTTGTTATGAGTGTTTACTTTCCTATAGGAATCAATTTGACCATGCGTTAATTAATCGTCATCTGATTAAATCTTTGCTAGATGAACTGCAAGCAAGTACAGTAGAAATATCAGATATAGACCGCAGTGCAAAATATCAAAAGTTGCTTTCTCAAACAGATCCAAACTCTGATTTTGAACGAGTAGTGTTACAGGAGATTTATCAACGGGGGTATAAACTACCTGATGCTGCACAGGAATTTATTCCTGAAGCCAATTGTAAACCAGATTTTGTGTATAAGGAAGATGCGATCGCTCTCTTTTGTGATGGTTCAGTTCATGATAGTCCTGAGCAGAAAAAGCAAGATAAAATTGAGCGGGATAATCTCAGGTACAATGCTAGTTATCAAGTTTTAACTCTACGGTATAATGAGAATTGGGGTGAGGAGTTGGAGGTTTTAGGGAGTTTGTAA
- a CDS encoding DNA-methyltransferase, with protein sequence MKLNDFKSFLGNPVYEDKDVLIYQGDSLTIMNKLPAGCLPLTVTSPPYNIGKEYESILSLEDYIQWTSKWINQVYYCTSSSGAFWINLGYLSIPNTAKAIPIPYLIWDKIPFYLIQEIVWNYGAGVAGKLFFSPRNEKFLWYVKDSQNYLFNLDDIRDPNVKYPNQKKNGKLKCNVNGKNPTDVWQIPKITSGQNRSSKERTPHPAQFPVELISGIILASSHPGDIIFDPFFGSGSIAEAAIKTGRKAIGIEINPNYVNIAVQKVKNIRYEEENQVKQGSLFDLVTDIF encoded by the coding sequence ATGAAACTAAATGATTTTAAATCTTTTTTAGGTAATCCTGTTTATGAAGATAAAGATGTATTGATTTACCAAGGTGACTCATTAACAATCATGAATAAATTACCAGCAGGATGTTTACCCTTAACCGTTACATCTCCTCCCTATAATATCGGCAAAGAATATGAATCTATATTATCATTAGAAGATTATATTCAATGGACATCTAAATGGATTAATCAAGTTTATTATTGCACATCATCTTCTGGTGCGTTTTGGATAAATCTTGGTTATCTTTCTATTCCTAATACAGCTAAAGCAATTCCAATCCCCTATTTAATTTGGGATAAAATTCCTTTTTATTTAATCCAAGAAATTGTTTGGAATTATGGTGCGGGAGTAGCAGGTAAATTGTTTTTTTCTCCTCGTAATGAGAAATTTTTATGGTATGTAAAAGACTCTCAAAACTATTTATTTAATTTAGATGATATCCGTGATCCTAATGTTAAATACCCTAATCAAAAGAAAAATGGCAAATTAAAATGTAATGTTAACGGAAAAAATCCTACTGATGTTTGGCAAATACCCAAAATTACATCTGGTCAAAATCGTAGTTCTAAAGAAAGAACTCCTCATCCAGCACAATTTCCAGTTGAGTTAATTAGTGGAATCATTTTAGCCAGTAGTCATCCTGGAGATATTATATTTGATCCTTTTTTTGGTTCTGGTTCAATAGCAGAAGCAGCTATAAAAACAGGACGTAAAGCAATAGGTATTGAAATCAATCCAAATTATGTAAACATTGCAGTACAAAAAGTTAAAAATATCAGATATGAGGAAGAAAATCAAGTGAAACAAGGTAGTTTATTTGATTTAGTTACTGATATTTTTTGA
- a CDS encoding TRAFAC clade GTPase domain-containing protein codes for MFNFFKKKDKTSQDSASVRLIGDRTAGKTTYMASLARWPNANPESLVQAVTAIDEGGQDLISKAQNILEQGLELESTQLSSNVSDVRDCTLQITLKEKNQLLNLNVSCKDYSGEFFRDLLHQNNSQLEEYLEDCVQANGIIFLVDGSSRRKDSEYVNGLDKFLLLLDRNDITGSKKRIALVLNKCEQPDLWVNRNKPEYLASARFPQVCSRLKAWQKMGGGNIEFFTASAFGMLGTKYPEPNVNLLTRGRSGVTAVIRNPKLWRPFGLIAPIYWLCKGSRHPQLDNG; via the coding sequence ATGTTTAACTTCTTCAAAAAGAAAGATAAAACATCACAGGATAGTGCCTCAGTGAGACTAATAGGCGATCGCACTGCGGGGAAGACCACCTATATGGCATCCTTAGCGAGGTGGCCAAATGCCAACCCTGAAAGTTTAGTGCAAGCAGTAACAGCCATAGACGAAGGGGGACAGGATCTAATCAGCAAAGCACAAAACATACTAGAGCAGGGACTAGAACTAGAAAGTACCCAACTATCCTCCAACGTATCAGACGTTAGAGATTGCACCCTGCAAATCACCCTAAAAGAGAAAAATCAACTACTGAATTTAAACGTCAGTTGTAAAGACTACTCAGGGGAATTTTTTAGAGACCTATTGCACCAAAACAATTCCCAACTAGAGGAATATTTAGAAGATTGCGTCCAGGCCAATGGTATTATATTTTTAGTTGATGGTAGTAGTAGACGTAAGGACTCAGAGTATGTGAATGGGCTAGATAAGTTTTTGTTACTATTAGATCGGAACGATATAACGGGGAGTAAAAAGAGGATTGCTCTGGTATTAAATAAATGTGAACAACCGGACCTATGGGTAAACCGAAACAAACCAGAATACCTAGCATCTGCGAGATTTCCCCAAGTGTGTAGTAGATTAAAGGCCTGGCAAAAAATGGGAGGGGGGAACATAGAGTTTTTTACAGCATCAGCATTTGGTATGTTGGGTACTAAATACCCGGAACCCAATGTAAACTTATTGACCAGAGGGAGATCAGGAGTGACAGCAGTGATTAGAAATCCCAAATTATGGAGACCCTTTGGTTTAATTGCTCCCATTTATTGGCTATGTAAAGGTTCTCGTCATCCACAACTAGATAACGGTTAA
- a CDS encoding TRAFAC clade GTPase domain-containing protein, whose protein sequence is MGVVYIGDRATGKTHLALELTNPRHEHVKVTSPDYDQLKLLLLDENSMSKPTDTLKPYQRYLEMNVQLPSGNKRVELDWIDTGGEVWRGNWQRDNSDKWKDYLEPIRQSEGILLILPPHRGMTFQPGVDIQEFPTEQQWCNRFETWVTFFCDQCPQIRHLAICLNKADLFCDLSQEGQKLAYRPYNSPCNWQQRHEHVIKKYFRPVYSQILRLGEGMSSPSVKCFITSIYHRGLLELPWIYLGSYLGQ, encoded by the coding sequence GTGGGAGTAGTATACATAGGCGATCGCGCAACGGGTAAAACACACTTAGCCCTAGAGTTGACCAACCCGAGACATGAACATGTGAAAGTTACCAGTCCAGACTATGACCAACTTAAGTTATTATTACTAGATGAAAACTCCATGTCTAAACCTACGGACACACTAAAGCCCTATCAAAGGTATTTAGAAATGAATGTTCAACTGCCATCTGGCAATAAAAGGGTTGAGTTAGACTGGATTGACACCGGAGGGGAAGTATGGCGGGGAAATTGGCAAAGGGATAATTCTGACAAGTGGAAAGACTACTTAGAACCCATTCGTCAGAGTGAGGGGATATTACTCATTCTTCCACCCCATAGGGGAATGACCTTTCAACCTGGTGTAGACATCCAAGAATTTCCCACAGAGCAACAATGGTGTAATCGTTTTGAAACCTGGGTGACATTTTTCTGTGACCAGTGTCCCCAAATTAGACATTTAGCCATTTGTCTTAACAAAGCCGATTTATTTTGTGATCTATCCCAAGAGGGACAGAAACTGGCCTATAGACCTTATAATAGTCCCTGTAATTGGCAACAAAGACATGAACATGTAATAAAAAAATATTTTCGTCCCGTGTATTCCCAAATCCTGAGATTAGGTGAAGGTATGAGCAGTCCATCCGTAAAATGTTTTATCACATCAATTTACCATCGAGGTCTATTAGAACTACCTTGGATTTACTTAGGCAGTTATTTAGGTCAATAA
- a CDS encoding precorrin-8X methylmutase encodes MYNYIRDAGEIYKKSFDIIRSEAQLDSLPEDVAKIAVRLIHACGMTDIVKDLAYSLDAVNLGKNALAAGAPILCDCQMVAQGITKKRLPTTNAIICSLNDPEVPTIAKRLGNTRSAAALELWRFHLDGAVVAIGNAPTALFRLLEMLDEGVPRPALILGFPVGFVGAAESKAALAENSRGVPFLTLHGRRGGSAIAASAINALACEEET; translated from the coding sequence ATGTATAATTATATACGAGATGCTGGAGAAATATACAAAAAATCTTTTGACATTATCCGCTCGGAAGCACAATTAGATAGTCTCCCGGAGGATGTAGCAAAGATAGCTGTGCGTTTAATTCATGCCTGTGGCATGACGGATATAGTAAAAGACTTAGCATACTCACTAGATGCTGTAAATTTAGGCAAAAACGCTTTGGCTGCGGGTGCACCCATTTTATGTGATTGTCAGATGGTTGCACAGGGAATCACTAAAAAAAGATTACCTACTACGAATGCTATTATTTGTTCTTTGAATGATCCAGAAGTGCCCACAATAGCTAAACGGTTAGGCAATACCCGTTCAGCAGCAGCTCTGGAACTATGGCGATTTCATCTTGATGGTGCGGTTGTGGCTATTGGTAATGCTCCTACGGCATTATTTAGATTGCTAGAAATGTTGGATGAAGGAGTGCCACGTCCAGCTCTGATTCTAGGCTTTCCTGTGGGTTTTGTCGGCGCTGCTGAATCTAAGGCCGCCCTGGCGGAGAATAGTCGTGGTGTGCCATTTTTAACTTTACATGGTAGACGGGGTGGAAGTGCGATCGCCGCTTCTGCTATTAATGCGCTAGCATGCGAGGAAGAAACATGA
- a CDS encoding precorrin-2 C(20)-methyltransferase: protein MNLKGRLYGVGVGPGDPELLTLKALRLIRSASVIAYQSAIDRESIARKIVSPYLPGNQIEVLYHLPRALEPEKAQDIYDREVEPIGSHLAAGRDVVVLCEGDPFFYGSFMYIFTRLSDKYQTEVVPGISSLMACPISLGVPFTYYNDILKVLPGTLPREMLISQLLSADAAAIMKIGRHFVKIRDVLHQLGLSSRAKYIERATTTQQRIVPLDEVDPEEVPYFSMIVIPTKQRL, encoded by the coding sequence ATGAATTTAAAAGGTCGTTTGTATGGAGTAGGTGTTGGTCCTGGAGATCCGGAACTGTTAACATTAAAAGCATTGCGTTTAATACGTTCTGCTTCTGTTATTGCCTATCAGTCAGCCATAGATAGAGAAAGTATTGCTAGAAAAATTGTCTCTCCCTACTTACCTGGGAATCAAATAGAAGTTTTATATCATCTTCCCCGTGCTCTGGAACCGGAAAAGGCTCAAGATATCTATGATCGGGAGGTTGAACCTATTGGGTCACATTTGGCAGCTGGTCGGGATGTGGTGGTATTATGCGAAGGAGACCCGTTTTTTTATGGATCTTTTATGTATATATTTACTCGGCTTTCAGACAAGTATCAGACGGAGGTGGTGCCCGGGATTTCTTCTTTAATGGCTTGTCCTATTTCTCTGGGTGTACCTTTTACTTATTACAATGATATTTTGAAAGTTTTACCGGGTACCCTGCCCAGAGAAATGTTAATTAGTCAACTTCTTTCCGCTGATGCTGCTGCTATTATGAAGATCGGTCGTCATTTTGTCAAAATCCGGGATGTGCTGCATCAATTAGGACTAAGTTCCCGAGCAAAGTATATTGAACGCGCAACTACTACACAACAGAGAATTGTGCCACTGGATGAGGTAGACCCTGAAGAAGTACCTTATTTTTCCATGATTGTCATACCTACTAAACAAAGACTGTAG